A portion of the Mycobacterium paraseoulense genome contains these proteins:
- a CDS encoding response regulator: protein MTRVLVIDDEPQILRALRINLSVRGYEVITASTGAGALRAAAEHKPDVVILDLGLPDISGIDVLAGLRGWLTAPVIVLSARTDSSDKVEALDAGADDYVTKPFGMDEFLARLRAAVRRNTAASELEQPVIETEAFTVDLAAKKVTKNGTEVHLTPTEWGMLEVLVRNRGKLVGREELLKEVWGPAYATETHYLRVYLAQLRRKLEDDPSHPKHLLTESGMGYRFEA, encoded by the coding sequence ATGACCCGCGTGTTGGTGATCGACGACGAGCCGCAGATCCTGCGCGCGCTGCGCATCAACCTGTCCGTACGGGGCTACGAGGTGATCACCGCGTCGACCGGCGCCGGCGCGCTGCGCGCCGCCGCCGAGCACAAACCCGACGTGGTGATCCTCGACCTGGGTCTGCCCGACATCTCCGGAATCGATGTGCTGGCCGGGCTGCGGGGCTGGCTCACCGCACCGGTGATCGTGTTGTCGGCGCGTACCGATTCGTCCGACAAGGTGGAGGCCCTCGACGCCGGGGCTGACGATTACGTCACGAAACCCTTTGGGATGGACGAGTTTTTGGCTCGGCTGCGGGCGGCTGTCCGCCGCAACACCGCGGCTTCCGAGCTGGAGCAGCCGGTGATCGAGACCGAGGCCTTCACCGTCGACCTGGCCGCCAAGAAGGTCACCAAGAACGGCACCGAAGTCCACCTCACCCCGACCGAGTGGGGGATGCTGGAAGTGCTGGTGCGCAATCGCGGCAAGCTGGTCGGCCGCGAAGAGCTTCTCAAAGAAGTATGGGGACCGGCATATGCCACCGAAACGCATTATCTGCGAGTGTATTTGGCGCAGCTGCGGCGCAAACTCGAGGACGACCCGTCGCATCCCAAGCACTTGCTGACCGAGTCCGGCATGGGTTATCGCTTCGAGGCGTGA
- a CDS encoding Ppx/GppA phosphatase family protein, protein MVSRRAGIDCGTNSIRLLIADVSDGRLRDVHRETRIVRLGQGVDATGQFAPEAIARTREALSDYAGLLKRHGVERVRMVATSAARDVANRDVFFAMTADVLGAAVPGAVAEVITGAEEASLSFRGAVGELDSAAGPFVVVDLGGGSTEIVVGGESVVASYSADIGCVRLTERCLHSDPPTPDEVAAARAVVRERLQVALGVVPVEGARTWVGLAGTMTTLSALAHNMTTYDSAAIHLSRVPGGDLLAVCERLIGMTRSERAALPPMHEGRADVIGGGAIVVEELARELRARAGIDELTVSEHDILDGIVFSIAG, encoded by the coding sequence ATGGTGAGCAGGCGCGCCGGAATCGACTGCGGCACCAACTCGATTCGGTTGCTGATCGCCGATGTGAGCGACGGCCGGCTCCGCGACGTGCATCGAGAGACCCGGATCGTGCGGCTGGGTCAGGGTGTGGACGCGACGGGTCAGTTCGCGCCGGAGGCGATCGCGCGGACCCGGGAGGCGCTCAGCGACTACGCCGGTCTGCTGAAGCGGCACGGCGTCGAGCGGGTGCGGATGGTTGCCACGTCGGCCGCTCGTGACGTCGCCAATCGCGACGTCTTCTTCGCGATGACGGCCGACGTGCTGGGCGCGGCGGTGCCCGGCGCGGTGGCCGAGGTGATCACCGGCGCCGAGGAGGCCTCGCTGTCGTTCCGCGGGGCCGTCGGCGAATTAGACTCCGCCGCCGGGCCATTCGTCGTGGTCGACCTGGGCGGTGGCTCTACCGAGATCGTGGTCGGCGGGGAGTCGGTGGTGGCGAGCTACTCGGCGGACATCGGCTGCGTGCGGCTGACCGAGCGCTGCCTGCACTCGGACCCGCCGACGCCCGACGAGGTGGCCGCGGCCCGCGCGGTGGTGCGGGAGCGTCTGCAGGTCGCGCTGGGTGTGGTGCCCGTCGAAGGGGCGCGAACCTGGGTCGGGCTGGCCGGGACGATGACCACACTGTCGGCGCTGGCGCACAACATGACGACGTATGACTCGGCGGCCATTCACCTTTCGCGTGTTCCGGGCGGTGACCTGCTGGCGGTGTGCGAGCGCCTGATCGGCATGACCCGGTCCGAGCGTGCGGCGCTTCCGCCGATGCACGAGGGGCGGGCCGACGTGATCGGCGGCGGCGCGATCGTGGTCGAGGAGTTGGCGCGCGAGTTGCGCGCCCGCGCGGGCATCGACGAGCTGACCGTCAGCGAGCACGACATCCTGGACGGCATCGTGTTCTCGATCGCGGGGTGA
- a CDS encoding DUF501 domain-containing protein produces MVDRADLEAVARQLGREPRGVLEIAYRCPNGEPGVVKTAPKLPDGTPFPTLYYLTHPVLTAAASRLETTGLMREMSERLRHDPELAAAYRRAHESYLAERDAIEPLGTTFSGGGMPDRVKCLHVLIAHSLAKGPGCNPLGDEAVAILAPEPAMAGILVAGQW; encoded by the coding sequence GTGGTTGATCGTGCCGACCTCGAGGCGGTGGCGCGTCAGCTCGGACGCGAGCCGCGCGGCGTGCTCGAGATCGCCTACCGCTGCCCCAACGGTGAGCCCGGTGTGGTGAAGACCGCGCCGAAACTCCCTGACGGGACGCCGTTTCCGACGTTGTACTACCTGACCCATCCGGTGTTGACCGCCGCCGCGAGCCGGCTGGAGACGACGGGGCTGATGCGCGAGATGTCCGAGCGGCTGCGGCACGACCCCGAATTGGCGGCGGCGTACCGGCGGGCCCACGAGTCGTACCTGGCCGAACGGGACGCGATCGAGCCGCTGGGGACGACGTTTTCCGGTGGCGGGATGCCGGATCGGGTCAAGTGCCTGCACGTGCTGATCGCGCACTCGCTGGCCAAGGGGCCGGGTTGCAACCCGCTCGGCGACGAGGCGGTGGCGATCCTGGCGCCCGAGCCCGCCATGGCCGGCATCCTGGTGGCCGGGCAATGGTGA
- a CDS encoding FtsB family cell division protein has product MPAKPDPKRRSPASRPGKAGDPVRRRRTAKPSSKPSPTAKQAGARSSFEHVVEPIKRQVAESVEQRSEQRLGFTARRAAVLAAVVCVLTLTIAGPVRTYFAQRTEMNQLTASEAALRRQIADLEQRKAKLGDPAYIAAQARERLGFVKPGDIPFQVQLPPSAATPSEPGGQAVKPANTDPWYTSLWHTIADTPHLPPANVPSPGPPPTEPGPAGSAPAAPNPTAPGG; this is encoded by the coding sequence TTGCCCGCCAAGCCGGATCCCAAACGGCGCTCCCCGGCATCGCGTCCGGGGAAGGCCGGGGATCCGGTTCGGCGCCGCCGCACTGCCAAGCCGTCCTCCAAGCCGTCCCCAACCGCGAAGCAGGCCGGCGCGCGGTCGTCGTTCGAGCACGTGGTCGAGCCGATCAAGCGGCAGGTCGCCGAGTCCGTCGAGCAGCGGTCCGAGCAGCGGCTCGGATTCACCGCGCGGCGGGCGGCGGTACTGGCCGCGGTCGTGTGCGTGTTGACGCTGACCATCGCCGGGCCGGTGCGGACCTACTTCGCGCAGCGCACCGAGATGAATCAGTTGACCGCGAGCGAGGCGGCGCTGCGCCGCCAGATCGCCGACCTGGAACAGAGAAAGGCCAAACTCGGTGACCCGGCCTACATCGCGGCGCAGGCCCGCGAGCGGCTCGGTTTCGTGAAGCCGGGCGACATCCCGTTCCAGGTTCAGCTTCCACCGTCGGCGGCCACGCCGTCCGAGCCGGGGGGCCAGGCGGTCAAACCCGCCAACACCGACCCCTGGTACACCTCCTTGTGGCACACCATCGCCGACACACCGCACCTGCCGCCGGCCAATGTGCCGTCGCCGGGACCCCCGCCGACGGAACCGGGCCCGGCCGGGTCTGCGCCGGCCGCACCGAACCCCACGGCGCCCGGTGGTTGA
- the eno gene encoding phosphopyruvate hydratase, with amino-acid sequence MPIIEQVGAREILDSRGNPTVEVEIALIDGTFARAAVPSGASTGEHEAVELRDGGERYGGKGVHKAVQAVLDEIGPAVIGLNADDQRLVDQALVDLDGTPDKSRLGGNAILGVSLAVAKAAADSAELPLFRYIGGPNAHILPVPMMNILNGGAHADTAVDIQEFMVAPIGAPSFAEALRWGAEVYHSLKSVLKKEGLSTGLGDEGGFAPDVAGTTAALDLIGRAIESAGFKLGVDVALALDAAATEFYTDGTGYAFEGSTRSAEQMAEFYAGLLGSYPLVSIEDPLSEDDWDGWAALTASIGDKVQIVGDDIFVTNPERLEEGIEKGVANALLVKVNQIGTLTETLDAVALAHHSGYRTMISHRSGETEDTTIADLAVAVGSGQIKTGAPARSERVAKYNQLLRIEEALGDAARYAGDLAFPRYAPEAK; translated from the coding sequence GTGCCGATTATCGAGCAGGTCGGGGCCCGCGAGATCCTCGATTCCCGCGGCAACCCGACGGTCGAGGTCGAGATCGCCCTGATCGACGGGACGTTTGCCCGCGCGGCGGTGCCTTCCGGCGCGTCGACCGGTGAGCACGAGGCCGTCGAGTTGCGCGACGGTGGTGAGCGTTACGGCGGCAAGGGCGTGCACAAGGCCGTGCAGGCCGTCCTCGACGAGATCGGTCCGGCGGTGATCGGGCTCAACGCCGACGACCAGCGGTTGGTGGATCAGGCGCTGGTCGACCTCGACGGCACCCCCGACAAGTCCCGGCTGGGCGGCAACGCGATCCTGGGCGTGTCGCTGGCCGTCGCCAAGGCCGCCGCCGACTCCGCCGAGCTGCCGCTGTTCCGCTACATCGGCGGCCCGAACGCGCACATCCTGCCGGTGCCGATGATGAACATCCTCAACGGCGGAGCGCACGCCGACACCGCCGTCGACATCCAGGAATTCATGGTGGCACCGATCGGCGCGCCCAGCTTCGCTGAAGCGCTGCGCTGGGGCGCCGAGGTGTACCACTCGCTCAAGTCGGTGCTGAAGAAGGAGGGGCTGAGCACCGGCCTGGGGGATGAGGGCGGTTTCGCGCCCGACGTGGCCGGCACCACCGCGGCGCTGGACCTGATCGGCCGGGCCATCGAGTCGGCCGGTTTCAAGCTGGGCGTCGATGTGGCGTTGGCCCTGGATGCCGCGGCCACCGAGTTCTACACCGACGGTACCGGATACGCCTTCGAGGGCAGCACCCGCAGCGCCGAGCAGATGGCGGAGTTCTACGCCGGGCTGCTGGGCTCCTACCCGCTGGTGTCGATCGAAGACCCGCTGTCCGAGGACGATTGGGATGGTTGGGCGGCGCTGACCGCGTCGATCGGCGACAAGGTGCAGATCGTCGGCGACGACATCTTCGTCACCAATCCCGAGCGCCTCGAGGAAGGCATCGAGAAGGGCGTCGCAAACGCGTTGCTGGTCAAGGTGAATCAGATCGGCACGCTGACCGAGACGCTCGATGCCGTCGCGCTCGCCCACCACAGCGGGTACCGGACCATGATCAGCCATCGCAGCGGCGAAACGGAAGACACCACGATCGCCGATTTGGCGGTGGCCGTCGGTAGCGGGCAGATCAAGACCGGTGCGCCCGCCCGCAGCGAGCGTGTCGCGAAGTACAACCAGCTGTTGCGGATCGAAGAGGCGCTCGGCGACGCCGCCCGTTACGCCGGTGATCTGGCGTTCCCGCGGTATGCGCCGGAGGCCAAATAG
- a CDS encoding lytic transglycosylase domain-containing protein has translation MSPRRWLRAAAVIGATAMLLASSCTWQLSLFIPEGVPPPAGAPVPPVDTHASGRPADQLRGWAEQRSATLEIPVIALEAYAYAARVAEVENPKCHIAWTTLAAIGQVESHHGTYRGARLAPNGDVSPPIRGVRLDGSGGTLRIVDSEEQMTDDDGVVRAMGPMQFIPETWRLYGVDAHNDGRVSPDNIDDAALAAAGYLCWRGKDLATPRGWITALRAYNNSGVYARAVRDWATAYAAGHPL, from the coding sequence GTGTCGCCGAGGCGTTGGTTGCGCGCGGCCGCCGTGATCGGCGCGACCGCGATGCTGCTGGCCTCCAGCTGCACGTGGCAGCTCAGCCTGTTCATTCCCGAGGGCGTCCCGCCGCCCGCGGGGGCTCCGGTGCCGCCAGTGGACACGCACGCCAGCGGCCGGCCCGCGGACCAGCTGCGGGGCTGGGCCGAACAGCGGTCGGCGACGCTGGAGATCCCCGTGATCGCGCTGGAGGCCTACGCGTACGCCGCGCGGGTCGCCGAGGTCGAGAACCCGAAGTGCCACATCGCGTGGACCACGTTGGCGGCCATCGGGCAGGTCGAGAGCCACCACGGCACCTACCGCGGCGCGCGGCTGGCCCCCAACGGGGATGTGAGCCCCCCGATCCGCGGTGTCCGCCTCGACGGCAGCGGGGGCACCCTGCGCATCGTCGACAGCGAGGAACAGATGACGGACGACGACGGGGTGGTGCGGGCCATGGGGCCGATGCAGTTCATCCCCGAGACCTGGCGGTTGTACGGTGTCGACGCTCACAACGACGGGCGCGTCAGCCCGGACAACATCGACGACGCGGCGCTCGCGGCGGCCGGTTACCTGTGTTGGCGGGGAAAGGATCTGGCGACACCGCGCGGCTGGATCACCGCGCTGCGGGCCTACAACAACTCCGGAGTCTATGCGCGAGCGGTGCGCGACTGGGCGACCGCTTATGCGGCGGGTCACCCGCTGTAG
- a CDS encoding nucleoside triphosphate pyrophosphohydrolase yields the protein MIVVLCDPRRPSLVPVEAIEHLGGEVQYTEEMPVAVPWSLPAARPVHAGDPDDPAPVLLSSDPDHPAVTARLSAGARLIAAPETPRGERLVDVVAMMDKLRTAGPWESEQTHDSLRRFLLEETYELLDAVRSGSADQLREELGDVLLQVLFHARIAEDAPQLPFTIDDVALTLMRKLGNRVPGVLAGQTISLEEQLAQWEERKAAEKPRKSVMDEVHTGQPALALAQKVIERAAKAGLPADLIPADITAISVSAGGDAEGALRTAVLEFVDTVREVERAIAATRRGAGVPEEFDVAPLGEVSEDEWREHWPSNRAGADGAGVVEEVVDEVAVNDAADDA from the coding sequence ATGATCGTCGTCTTGTGCGACCCGCGTCGCCCGTCGCTGGTGCCCGTCGAGGCCATCGAGCACCTCGGCGGTGAGGTGCAGTACACCGAGGAGATGCCCGTCGCGGTGCCGTGGTCGCTGCCCGCCGCGCGTCCGGTGCATGCCGGGGACCCCGATGACCCAGCGCCGGTGTTGCTGTCGTCGGACCCCGACCATCCCGCCGTGACCGCACGGCTGTCCGCGGGCGCCCGGTTGATCGCCGCGCCGGAGACGCCGCGTGGCGAACGACTGGTCGACGTGGTCGCGATGATGGACAAGCTGCGCACCGCCGGGCCCTGGGAGAGTGAGCAAACCCACGACTCGTTGCGCCGGTTCCTGCTGGAGGAGACGTACGAACTGTTGGATGCGGTGCGCAGCGGCAGCGCCGACCAGTTGCGTGAAGAACTCGGTGACGTGTTGCTGCAGGTGCTCTTTCACGCGCGCATCGCCGAGGACGCCCCGCAGCTTCCCTTCACCATCGACGATGTCGCCCTCACGCTGATGCGGAAGTTGGGCAACCGGGTTCCAGGTGTGCTTGCGGGGCAGACCATTTCGCTGGAAGAGCAGCTGGCCCAGTGGGAAGAGCGCAAGGCGGCCGAAAAGCCGAGGAAATCGGTGATGGACGAGGTGCACACCGGGCAACCGGCACTCGCGTTGGCGCAGAAAGTGATTGAACGCGCCGCGAAGGCCGGCCTGCCCGCCGACCTGATCCCCGCCGACATCACCGCTATTTCCGTGTCGGCCGGCGGTGACGCGGAAGGCGCGCTGCGCACGGCGGTGCTGGAGTTCGTGGACACGGTCCGCGAGGTCGAGCGGGCGATCGCCGCGACGCGCCGCGGCGCCGGCGTCCCGGAGGAATTCGACGTGGCCCCGCTCGGGGAGGTCTCGGAGGACGAGTGGCGTGAGCATTGGCCGTCGAACCGGGCCGGCGCGGACGGGGCCGGTGTGGTGGAGGAAGTGGTCGACGAGGTCGCGGTGAACGACGCCGCCGACGACGCCTGA
- the mfd gene encoding transcription-repair coupling factor: protein MTAPGPARPEPPIAGLVELALTAPTFQQLIESAAERPAELHLVGPASARLFVASALTRLGPLLVVTATGREADDLTAELRGVFGDAVAAFPSWETLPHERLSPGVDTVGARLTVLRRLAHPDDARLGPPLRVVVTAVRSLLQPMTPRLGHVEPVTLSVGEEIAFEDVIARLVELAYSRVDMVGRRGEFAVRGGILDVFPPTAEHPVRVEFWGDEVSEMRMFAVADQRSIPEIEVETVIAVACRELLLTDDVRERAAALAARHSGAEPAVTGSVTGMLAKLGEGIAVDGMEALLPVLRPGEHVLLTDQLAEGTPVLLCDPEKVRTRAADLIKTGSEFLEASWSVAALGTDAPVDVAQFGGSGFAELEDVRAAAAKAGHPWWTLSQLSDESAVELEVRAAPSARGHQQDIDGIFAMLRAHVSTGGYAAVVAPGAGTAHRVVERLADSDTPAAMLEPDAADTTLKPGIVSVLKGPLHDGVVIPGANLVVITETDLTGSRATAVEGKRLAAKRRNTVDPLALTAGDLVVHDQHGIGRFVEMVERTVGGARREYLVLEYASSKRGGGSDKLYVPMDSLDQLSRYVGGQAPALSKLGGSDWANTKTKARRAVREIAGELVSLYAKRQASPGHAFGPDTPWQAEMEDAFGFTETVDQLTAITEVKADMEKPIPMDRVICGDVGYGKTEIAVRAAFKAVQDGKQVAVLVPTTLLADQHLQTFTDRMAGFPVTVKGLSRFTDNAESRAVIEGLADGSVDVVIGTHRLLQTGVRWKDLGLVVVDEEQRFGVEHKEHIKSLRTHVDVLTMSATPIPRTLEMSLAGIREMSTILTPPEERYPVLTYVGPQDDKQVAAALRRELLRDGQAFYVHNRVSSIDRAAARVRELLPEARVVVAHGQMPEERLERTVQGFWNREYDILVCTTIVETGLDISNANTLIVERADTFGLSQLHQLRGRVGRSRERGYAYFLYPPHAPLTETAYDRLATIAQNNELGAGMAVALKDLEIRGAGNVLGVEQSGHVAGVGFDLYVRLVGEAVEAYRAAADGQTVTTAEEPKDVRIDLPVDAHLPPDYIASDRLRLEAYRRLAAAADDAAVDAVVEELVDRYGALPEPALRLVAVARLRLLCRAAGITEVSAPSAATVRLSPMTLPDSAQVRLKRMYPAASYRATTSTVQVPIPRAGGVGAARIRDVELVQMVANLVTALQGKPQTDVGITSSGPATSEERQAR, encoded by the coding sequence ATGACCGCACCGGGGCCTGCTCGCCCAGAACCCCCGATCGCGGGGCTCGTTGAATTGGCGCTCACCGCGCCGACCTTCCAGCAGTTGATCGAGAGCGCGGCGGAGCGGCCGGCCGAGCTGCACCTGGTGGGTCCAGCCAGCGCACGCTTGTTCGTCGCCAGTGCGCTGACGCGGTTGGGGCCTCTGCTGGTAGTCACCGCGACGGGGCGTGAAGCCGATGACCTGACCGCCGAACTGCGCGGCGTCTTCGGCGATGCCGTCGCGGCGTTTCCGTCCTGGGAGACGCTGCCGCACGAGCGGCTCTCGCCGGGCGTCGACACCGTCGGCGCCCGGTTGACGGTGCTGCGCCGGCTGGCCCACCCCGACGATGCGCGGTTGGGTCCGCCGTTGCGGGTGGTGGTGACGGCCGTTCGCTCGCTGCTGCAGCCGATGACGCCGCGGCTGGGCCACGTCGAACCGGTCACGTTGAGCGTCGGTGAGGAGATCGCCTTCGAAGACGTCATCGCCCGGCTGGTCGAGCTGGCCTACAGCCGGGTGGACATGGTCGGCCGGCGCGGCGAGTTCGCCGTCCGCGGCGGCATTCTCGACGTCTTCCCGCCGACCGCCGAGCACCCGGTGCGCGTCGAGTTCTGGGGCGACGAGGTCAGCGAGATGCGGATGTTCGCCGTCGCCGACCAGCGCTCCATCCCCGAGATCGAGGTCGAGACGGTGATCGCGGTGGCCTGCCGCGAACTGCTGTTGACCGACGACGTGCGGGAACGGGCCGCCGCGCTGGCCGCCCGGCACTCCGGCGCCGAGCCCGCCGTCACCGGCAGCGTCACCGGCATGCTGGCCAAGCTGGGCGAGGGCATCGCGGTCGACGGCATGGAGGCGCTGCTGCCGGTGCTGCGGCCCGGCGAACACGTGCTGCTGACCGACCAACTGGCCGAGGGCACGCCGGTGCTGCTGTGCGACCCCGAGAAGGTGCGCACCCGTGCCGCCGACCTGATCAAGACGGGCAGCGAATTCCTCGAGGCGTCCTGGTCGGTCGCCGCCCTCGGCACCGACGCGCCCGTCGACGTGGCGCAATTCGGGGGATCGGGGTTCGCCGAGCTGGAAGACGTGCGCGCCGCGGCGGCGAAAGCCGGTCACCCGTGGTGGACGCTGAGCCAGTTGTCCGACGAGTCGGCGGTGGAGCTCGAGGTCCGGGCGGCGCCTTCGGCCCGCGGGCACCAGCAGGACATCGACGGCATCTTCGCGATGCTGCGCGCGCACGTCTCGACCGGCGGCTACGCGGCCGTCGTCGCCCCGGGCGCCGGGACCGCCCACCGGGTCGTCGAGCGGCTCGCCGATTCCGACACCCCCGCCGCCATGCTGGAACCGGACGCGGCGGACACCACGCTCAAGCCGGGGATCGTCAGCGTGCTCAAGGGTCCGCTGCACGACGGCGTCGTCATCCCCGGCGCCAACCTGGTCGTCATCACCGAGACCGACCTGACCGGCAGCCGGGCCACCGCCGTCGAGGGCAAGCGGCTGGCGGCCAAGCGGCGCAACACCGTCGACCCGTTGGCGCTCACGGCCGGCGACCTGGTGGTGCACGACCAGCACGGCATCGGCCGGTTCGTGGAGATGGTCGAGCGCACGGTCGGCGGAGCGCGGCGCGAGTACCTGGTCCTGGAATACGCGTCGAGCAAGCGGGGCGGCGGCTCGGACAAGCTCTACGTCCCGATGGATTCGCTGGACCAGCTGTCGCGGTACGTCGGCGGGCAGGCGCCCGCGCTCTCCAAACTGGGCGGCAGCGACTGGGCCAACACCAAGACCAAGGCCCGCCGCGCCGTGCGCGAGATCGCCGGCGAGCTGGTGTCGCTGTACGCCAAGCGGCAGGCCAGCCCCGGGCACGCGTTCGGGCCGGACACCCCCTGGCAGGCCGAGATGGAGGACGCGTTCGGCTTCACCGAGACCGTCGACCAGCTCACCGCCATCACCGAGGTCAAGGCCGACATGGAGAAGCCGATCCCGATGGACCGGGTGATCTGCGGCGACGTCGGCTACGGCAAGACCGAGATCGCGGTGCGGGCGGCGTTCAAGGCGGTGCAGGACGGCAAGCAGGTCGCCGTGCTGGTGCCCACCACGCTGCTGGCCGACCAGCACCTGCAGACCTTCACCGACCGGATGGCCGGCTTCCCGGTGACCGTCAAGGGGCTGTCCCGGTTCACCGACAACGCGGAGTCGCGCGCCGTGATCGAGGGCCTGGCCGACGGCTCGGTGGACGTCGTGATCGGCACGCACCGGCTGCTGCAGACCGGGGTGCGCTGGAAGGACCTGGGCCTGGTCGTGGTCGACGAGGAGCAGCGGTTCGGCGTCGAGCACAAGGAGCACATCAAGTCGCTGCGTACCCACGTCGACGTGCTGACGATGAGCGCCACCCCGATCCCGCGCACGCTGGAGATGAGCCTGGCCGGGATCCGCGAGATGTCGACGATCCTGACCCCGCCCGAGGAGCGCTACCCCGTGCTGACCTACGTCGGCCCACAGGACGACAAGCAGGTCGCCGCCGCGCTGCGGCGCGAGTTGCTGCGCGACGGCCAGGCGTTCTACGTGCACAACCGGGTCAGCTCCATCGACCGGGCCGCGGCCCGGGTCCGCGAGCTGCTCCCCGAGGCGCGGGTCGTCGTCGCGCACGGGCAGATGCCCGAGGAGCGGCTGGAGCGCACCGTGCAGGGCTTCTGGAACCGCGAGTACGACATCCTGGTGTGCACCACGATCGTGGAGACCGGCCTGGACATCTCCAACGCCAACACGCTGATCGTCGAGCGCGCCGACACCTTCGGCCTGTCCCAGCTGCACCAGCTGCGCGGCCGGGTCGGGCGCAGCCGCGAGCGCGGTTACGCCTATTTCCTGTATCCCCCGCACGCGCCGCTGACCGAGACGGCCTACGACCGGTTGGCGACCATCGCGCAGAACAACGAGTTGGGCGCGGGCATGGCGGTGGCGCTCAAGGACCTCGAGATCCGCGGGGCGGGCAACGTCCTGGGCGTCGAGCAGTCCGGGCACGTCGCCGGGGTCGGCTTCGACCTGTACGTGCGGCTGGTGGGCGAGGCGGTGGAGGCATACCGGGCCGCGGCCGACGGGCAGACGGTGACCACCGCCGAGGAGCCCAAGGACGTGCGCATCGACCTGCCGGTGGACGCCCACCTGCCGCCGGACTACATCGCCAGCGACCGGCTGCGGCTGGAGGCATACCGGCGGCTGGCCGCGGCGGCGGACGACGCGGCCGTCGACGCCGTGGTGGAGGAACTCGTCGACCGCTACGGCGCGCTACCCGAACCGGCATTGCGCCTGGTGGCGGTCGCGCGGTTGCGGCTGCTGTGCCGCGCCGCGGGCATCACCGAGGTGTCGGCGCCGTCGGCGGCGACCGTGCGGCTGTCGCCCATGACGCTGCCCGATTCGGCCCAGGTGCGGCTCAAGCGGATGTATCCGGCCGCGAGCTATCGCGCCACGACCTCCACCGTGCAGGTGCCCATTCCGCGGGCGGGCGGGGTCGGCGCGGCCCGCATCCGCGACGTCGAGCTGGTGCAGATGGTGGCCAATCTGGTCACCGCGCTGCAAGGTAAACCCCAGACGGACGTTGGTATAACGAGCTCAGGACCTGCGACCAGTGAGGAGCGACAAGCGCGATGA
- a CDS encoding TetR/AcrR family transcriptional regulator: MTGSERRQQLIGIARSLFAERGYEGTSIEEIALRANVSKPVVYEHFGGKEGLYAVVVDREMSALLDGITSSLTNNRSRVRVERVALALLTYVEERTDGFRIMIRDSPAAISSGTYSSLLNDAVSQVSSILAGDFARRGLDPELAPLYAQALVGSVSMTAQWWLDTREPKKEVVAAHLVNLMWNGLTHLEADPRLQDG, translated from the coding sequence ATGACCGGGAGCGAGCGCCGACAGCAACTCATCGGCATCGCGCGTTCGCTGTTCGCCGAACGCGGTTACGAGGGCACCTCGATCGAGGAGATCGCGTTGCGCGCCAACGTGTCCAAGCCGGTCGTCTACGAACATTTCGGTGGCAAGGAGGGGCTGTACGCCGTGGTCGTCGACCGCGAGATGTCGGCGCTGCTTGACGGCATCACCTCGTCGCTGACCAACAACCGGTCGCGCGTCCGGGTTGAGCGGGTCGCGCTGGCGTTGCTCACCTACGTCGAAGAGCGCACCGACGGGTTCCGCATCATGATCCGCGACTCGCCCGCCGCGATCAGCTCGGGCACCTACTCCAGCCTGCTCAACGACGCCGTCAGCCAGGTCAGCTCCATCCTCGCCGGCGACTTCGCCCGTCGTGGTCTGGATCCGGAGCTGGCCCCGCTGTACGCCCAGGCGCTGGTGGGCTCGGTGTCGATGACGGCGCAGTGGTGGCTCGACACGCGCGAGCCCAAGAAAGAGGTGGTCGCCGCGCACCTGGTCAACCTGATGTGGAACGGGCTGACCCACCTGGAAGCCGACCCCAGGCTGCAGGACGGCTAG